The stretch of DNA TTGCTTTGCTTTCCACAAACTCCTCATCGTCCTCAAGGATTATGGAACCTATGATCTCCTGACAATTTTCACGTGCCTGCGATCTCAATTTCAAAGGCGTATTATACCACATGGGGAAATACAATAGTTTTGAGAACAGTTTCTTAGTATATCCATTGTAATTCTTGGTGTTCAAAAAGAGCTGGTAGTCCGTTAGTCTTGACatttcaatatcaacaaaattcaTCAGAGCATACTCTAAAAGACGGTCCTGTTTACTAACAATGGCCGAGGTTTCCTCATCATTCTCAAGTTCTTCAGAATTGTTAAAATGCGTATCTTTACTTAAGAATTTCACTATGTTCACATAGCCAGATACTTTAATCCCACTATCTAAAATCAATACCGGTAGCTTTCCATCAGGCGATAAGTCGGTATTGTTGGAGAATACCACTTGCAATCCAATTACTATATCTTTCGACTCTTTTGAATTACATAACTTAATGAACCATACAAGCGCAATGCTTTCAactgaaaataaagatgcTTCACCGTTCGTACCCCATAGGTGCACACTAGCATTAGTCATTACCCACCCAATTATAACcttcttttactttttttgatCAT from Saccharomyces mikatae IFO 1815 strain IFO1815 genome assembly, chromosome: 13 encodes:
- the SAM37 gene encoding SAM complex subunit SAM37 (similar to Saccharomyces cerevisiae SAM37 (YMR060C); ancestral locus Anc_2.626), with the protein product MTNASVHLWGTNGEASLFSVESIALVWFIKLCNSKESKDIVIGLQVVFSNNTDLSPDGKLPVLILDSGIKVSGYVNIVKFLSKDTHFNNSEELENDEETSAIVSKQDRLLEYALMNFVDIEMSRLTDYQLFLNTKNYNGYTKKLFSKLLYFPMWYNTPLKLRSQARENCQEIIGSIILEDDEEFVESKAMESASQLAQSKTFKIAHENKVKSKQDLQQVKYNLQFDNRLKNCVRNWLAARSKLDESAMLSADILFLANIYVQLNLPDGNRIRSLLEQTFGSDFMNSTSKKIDTFIHIPSIDLQQRAPHFKEQGNVVMSLYNFACKYI